From one Nitrospirota bacterium genomic stretch:
- a CDS encoding sigma-54 dependent transcriptional regulator, translating into MDRTLLLTKDNSLAKELADILPKGGKPAVAKMQKAEGATVFFDLDSMDMQLIREYSRKTFVVGVTRQERTGPVMEAATWGAYEIMRRPLKKERVERLLRELRELRREMADAMTISKDLIAPAATCVIVGRSTLVMSLCEKVARIAQVEVPVLVTGETGTGKELVAEAIAQLSSRFGKPFVIINSAAVPETLLESELFGFERGAFTGAFASKEGMLRTADNGCVFFDEVGELPLALQGKLLRFLQTQAFYPVGSTKEVQVNVRVISATNRDLAAMVREGKFREDLYHRLRVATIHVPPLRERKKDIVPLVQCLFYRHAHTAQKPLKGVTTAFLDRLMDYDWPGNIRELENTLRSAIAMCKTEYLTTQDLKDLGADSTRPATDALNAMATVLIPYVKNALEKKEKNIYEKVHAEVDRHVFEYLLSHTRENQSEAARLLGINRLTLRKKLGLQK; encoded by the coding sequence ATGGACAGGACCCTGCTTTTGACCAAGGACAACTCGCTCGCAAAGGAACTCGCCGATATCCTTCCCAAGGGCGGCAAGCCGGCTGTTGCCAAGATGCAGAAGGCCGAAGGCGCCACGGTCTTTTTCGATCTCGATTCCATGGATATGCAGCTCATCCGGGAATACAGCCGGAAGACATTCGTGGTCGGCGTGACGCGGCAGGAGCGGACGGGCCCGGTCATGGAGGCCGCCACGTGGGGCGCTTATGAGATCATGCGGCGCCCTCTCAAAAAGGAGCGCGTCGAGCGCCTCTTGCGCGAGCTGCGGGAGCTGAGGCGCGAGATGGCCGATGCCATGACGATCTCGAAGGACCTGATCGCTCCGGCGGCAACCTGCGTGATCGTCGGCCGGTCGACCCTGGTCATGAGCCTCTGCGAGAAGGTCGCGCGCATCGCCCAGGTCGAAGTGCCGGTGCTCGTGACCGGAGAGACCGGCACGGGCAAGGAGCTCGTTGCCGAGGCCATTGCCCAGCTCTCCTCCCGCTTCGGCAAGCCCTTCGTGATCATCAATTCAGCCGCCGTTCCCGAGACCCTGCTCGAATCGGAGCTTTTCGGGTTCGAGCGGGGGGCCTTCACCGGCGCCTTTGCATCAAAGGAAGGCATGCTCAGGACCGCGGACAACGGATGCGTGTTCTTCGACGAGGTGGGAGAGCTGCCGCTCGCGCTCCAGGGCAAGCTGCTCCGCTTCCTCCAGACCCAGGCGTTCTATCCCGTGGGCAGCACGAAGGAAGTGCAGGTGAACGTGCGCGTCATCTCGGCGACCAACCGGGACCTCGCGGCCATGGTGCGGGAGGGAAAGTTCCGGGAGGACCTGTACCACCGCCTGCGCGTCGCCACGATCCACGTCCCCCCCCTGCGCGAGCGCAAGAAGGACATCGTGCCGCTCGTCCAGTGCCTCTTCTACCGCCACGCCCATACCGCACAAAAACCGCTCAAAGGAGTCACCACTGCCTTCCTCGACAGGCTCATGGACTACGATTGGCCGGGCAATATCCGCGAGCTCGAGAACACCCTGCGCTCGGCGATCGCCATGTGCAAGACCGAGTATCTGACCACGCAGGACCTGAAGGACCTTGGCGCCGATTCGACGAGACCGGCGACCGACGCACTGAATGCCATGGCTACCGTCCTCATTCCCTATGTCAAGAACGCGCTCGAGAAGAAGGAGAAGAACATCTACGAGAAGGTCCATGCGGAGGTGGACCGGCATGTGTTCGAGTATCTCCTCTCCCACACCCGGGAGAACCAGTCCGAGGCCGCGCGGCTCCTCGGCATCAACCGTCTGACGCTCAGGAAGAAGCTGGGATTGCAGAAGTAG
- the tatA gene encoding twin-arginine translocase TatA/TatE family subunit: MGRGLFQPMHLLLILVIVLIIFGPGRLPEIGAGLGKSIRGFKKAMSEKDEDKVEAKKEEPKP, translated from the coding sequence ATGGGAAGAGGTCTGTTCCAACCGATGCATCTGCTGCTCATTCTGGTCATCGTCCTGATCATTTTCGGCCCCGGCAGGCTGCCGGAGATCGGCGCGGGGCTCGGGAAGAGCATACGCGGATTCAAGAAGGCCATGTCCGAGAAGGACGAGGACAAGGTTGAGGCGAAAAAGGAAGAACCAAAGCCGTAA
- a CDS encoding sulfurtransferase TusA family protein, with translation MNESETGTLSRVNIDELKRVGIIAQKQKDTFLIRLRTVAGDMTAEELGVVADVARKFGKGRVHLTTRQAVEIHNIPFDDLLSAREELEQGGIVLGVCGPRGRGIVACPGSATCTSGIIETRELAAELDALYFRQQAPHKFKIGISGCPNNCSKPIENDVGIMGGVLPEWDKEACISCRLCVNICPAQAIGEKDKAFILDAEKCMLCGLCIRNCPKSAWKAKKTGYTLYLGGTMGAKPRLGTRARVLIESKEDLLTSVRRAFDFFLVNGRKKERFGHGLDRIGVDKAFREIFLEKETVEQAPVPGAGQTRARKNFLDLRGVCCPMNFVKAKLAMEKISSGETIEFHLDDGEPIVNVTRSLKDEGHQVLLVTARQNYFEVMVEKK, from the coding sequence ATGAATGAATCAGAAACGGGAACCCTATCCAGGGTCAATATCGACGAACTGAAGCGCGTGGGCATCATCGCGCAGAAACAGAAGGACACGTTCCTCATCCGACTCAGGACCGTGGCCGGGGACATGACAGCAGAGGAGCTGGGTGTTGTCGCGGACGTGGCGCGCAAGTTCGGCAAGGGCAGGGTCCATCTGACCACGCGTCAGGCAGTCGAGATCCACAACATCCCGTTCGACGACCTCTTGTCCGCCCGGGAAGAGCTCGAGCAGGGCGGCATCGTGCTCGGCGTGTGCGGCCCGCGGGGAAGGGGGATCGTGGCCTGCCCGGGAAGCGCCACCTGCACCTCAGGCATCATCGAGACCAGGGAGCTTGCCGCGGAGCTCGATGCGCTGTATTTCCGTCAGCAGGCGCCCCACAAGTTCAAGATCGGCATCTCCGGCTGCCCGAATAACTGCTCCAAGCCGATCGAGAACGATGTGGGGATCATGGGCGGCGTATTGCCCGAGTGGGACAAGGAGGCTTGCATCTCATGCAGGCTCTGCGTCAATATCTGTCCGGCACAGGCGATCGGGGAAAAGGACAAGGCGTTCATACTCGATGCGGAGAAATGCATGCTTTGCGGGCTCTGCATCAGGAACTGCCCGAAATCGGCGTGGAAGGCGAAGAAGACGGGATACACGCTGTACCTCGGCGGGACCATGGGAGCGAAGCCGCGGCTCGGCACGCGCGCCCGGGTGCTGATCGAATCGAAGGAGGATTTGTTGACCTCTGTCAGACGGGCCTTCGATTTTTTCCTTGTGAATGGCCGGAAAAAAGAGCGCTTCGGCCACGGGCTCGACAGGATCGGCGTGGACAAGGCATTCCGGGAAATCTTTTTGGAAAAAGAGACGGTGGAGCAGGCCCCGGTTCCGGGCGCGGGCCAGACCAGAGCCAGAAAGAACTTCCTGGACCTGAGGGGGGTCTGCTGCCCCATGAACTTCGTGAAGGCCAAGCTCGCCATGGAGAAGATCAGCAGCGGCGAAACGATCGAGTTCCACCTCGACGACGGTGAGCCGATCGTGAACGTGACGCGGAGCCTCAAGGACGAGGGGCACCAGGTGCTGCTCGTGACGGCGAGGCAGAATTATTTCGAGGTGATGGTGGAAAAGAAATGA